DNA sequence from the Drosophila sechellia strain sech25 chromosome 3L, ASM438219v1, whole genome shotgun sequence genome:
TTAAGCACTCATAGGCCACTCATTCCATTCGCGATCCTTAGTACGCTTCTAGTTGTAAACTGTATCGGTGTCCGTAATTGAATACTTGTAACTGTAtctgtgtatgtgtatgtgcgtGAGTGGCGGTCCTTCGCAGGATCTTGTATTTATCTAGCCTAGCATTACGAGTAGTCTATGTAATAGAAAACTTGCTTAAAGGAAATCAAAGAAGAAAGCGCAGACGGAaactatttatataataaCTGTACTTGATGCTTCTACTAAATAACATAAACagacatttaaataaatatataaaaccaATGCGTGACTATTGACCTGGGTAAGTGGGTAGAAAAGCAAGTGCatatttttacatatttgtattatcCTCTTTATTATCCTCGTTTCTCTCAAGATCAAATGTGTGTATATGAAGATAACATAACGCAGTTCAGGGTAAAGTTATATGGGTTAAAGTTGACACAATCATAATGTTCCAATATTTGAACtactttttaaaatttgatCTAGAATCTAATATGAGTTTTATacaattttggccaaatgttTCCTTCTTACAAAGCATCAGCATTAAATTTGgataacaattaattttacGATATTTTACGGCATTTTAAATAGTCTATCAATGCCTAATGTGATCTCTATAAATGTATTGTTTATGCACTCTAAAAATAAGTTTCTTAttagaaatataaataccATATACTTAATCTATTGATTTCAATCTATGCATGGGTTCGATTTAAAATTATTGCAACCTCCGATCCGAGTTTGCCTCACAGGCACTCTGCACTTTTACCAGGAAGAGGTGTTGTAGGTACTTAATTTAATATGATTTCACTTAGGGAGTTAGTCGCCTATATGAGCATAAATGTCAGTACAATTTGGGTCGAATGAAGGAGACATTTACAAAAGTGAGGACCGTTTCTGGGTTGTAAAGGGCCcctaaataataatttacaatTGGTTGAGCTGACATGGCTTTGCTGAGCGAGAATACAAAAAGACAATTACATATCGAATGCAAGACAAATGCTACCCTACACAGAAATACATAACAGCATGAACAGAAGTTCTAAGAAACAACTTAAGCTAAAGTCGTTACGTACACAGTTGGGCAATTCTTACCCTACATACATAGACATATTAAAATATCATGGCTTAAAATCTAACCAGCGGGTGAAATGACTGTTCCGGCGGCCTACTTGCGAAATTCCGGACTGGAACTTGGCGACGCCGTCGATACGTTGTCCAGGTTGGTATTCGTGTTGTCGAAGCACTCGTGCTGTGGCTCCGGTTCCGTAGGCGGCAGCGGTTTGTTCAGAAGCACAGTCATGTTCTTCACGTTGCTGGGTTTCTCCTCGTCTTGGTTGATGTTGAGCATGGCGTCGTTCATGCGGTGGTAGTGCGGCTTCTGCGAGGTGCTGGGTCGTGAGTAGTCCAGGTGATCGTATTCATCTAGCGTATAGAATTCAGACAATTAGATTGTTGTTACCTTAAATTGGTCTTATAAACACTGGACATGAGTGAGGACGAACAGAGCACTACACGGAATGGTTCTTTAACACTGGCTTACCCTCAGGAAACAAAATCTTGCTATATATTTTCACTGATTCATGCCGTAATGTGTGCAAATGTGGAGTACATAGTTAATTGTGAAGTTACTAAGCCTGCCTGTGTAAAAGTCTAATGACATACCGGGATCCTTGTAGCCCTCCTTGTGCTTGATCTCGTCGTAGACATGCTCCTCCTTGAGGGATTCGTTGTACACAATCGGATTGGTCTGGTCCGCGTTCAGGTTCTTCGTTATCAGGTCGTGGTTGTAGTTGATCGAATAGCTACCCACTGTGGAGGCAATGTACTATGAGGCACTGACACAAAATATTGTGCTCTAAACATCTTACCCCTGCCACTGGCATTGCAGTCATCGCCGTAGTCCGTGCTCATCGTGCTCCTCTGGTCAAAGTTGTTCATCTTGGAACGCATATTGTTGGGCAGGAGACGCGTGTCCGCCTGCATGCCGTACACGGGATTGTCGAAATTGTGGTTGGGCGGCCAGCTCGGGGGATTCGTATCATGGGTGTAGTGTACATGGGCGATCTCGGTTTTTAGGTTGGACACCCGTCGGCGGTAGTAAATGAACACTGCGAAGATTATGCACGCAAACAGGGTCATCAGGACTAAGGTCAGAGCTACACTTGCCCGGCTCGCTGCAATTCAAAATGGATGAAATGAGTTAGTAATGTTGCGGAATATATCCATATCAATGATTTATCTTACAATTTTCGCTTTGGTCTGCAACACGTTGGGAGGCGATTAGCTCGTCGCAGTTATCGCCGGTGTAGCCACTCCTGCACACACAACCGTGGGCCGCATGGCACTGGAAATTGGCCGACGGACACGCGCAGGTATTCATGCAGTGCTCGCCGTAGAATCCCTCCGGACAGACCTCATCGCACCGTGTGCCCGACCAGCCGGTCTCGCAGATGCACATACCGTCGGCCTTGCGGCAAACCTTGTGGTGCACGCAGCGGCAGCGCTGGGCGCATCCTTGTCCGTAGGTGTCTGTGGGACAGGACTCGTTGCAGTTGGCACCTGTCCACCCTGGCAGGCACTGGCACTGGCCGGTAACGTGGTTGCACTCGCCGCCGTGCTCGCAGTTGCACTTGAGCTTGCAGCCGGGTCCGTATAGTCCGGCAGGACATGGGTGCTCGCAGGTGAGTCCTATGTAACCCGTGCGGCAGAGAATTTCACCTGTGATGTGATCGCAGCTCTTGTTGCCTGAAAAATATGTGAGTATTTGGGTGTGTTTTGCTTTGGCCTTGTATTCTTATCTAATAAAGCTTACCATGAAGGATCTCCGGGCAGCGTTCCTTGCATTCCATGCCGTAGAATCCAGGTGGGCAGGGTTCCGCGCAGTCGGCACCAGTCCAACCGGGTGAGCAGATGCAGTTACCGGAATCGGGATCGCAGGAGGAGTTATTCAGGCATCTGCAAACTTTATCACAATTTTCACCATAGTAACCGCTCCGACAGTTGGTCTCGCAATGAACGCCTTGGGTGGTTCGATCGTTGGG
Encoded proteins:
- the LOC6610385 gene encoding protein draper isoform X3; translation: MLRVILMACLAQLVLAQADLKDLDGPNICKRRELYNVDVVYTELQSFQERGSTWCVTFPPRCSTYRIKHRVVNKTKTIAKNRIVRDCCDGYIASAGECVPHCSEPCQHGRCISPEKCKCDHGYGGPACDIICRCLNNSSCDPDSGNCICSPGWTGADCAEPCPPGFYGMECKERCPEILHGNKSCDHITGEILCRTGYIGLTCEHPCPAGLYGPGCKLKCNCEHGGECNHVTGQCQCLPGWTGANCNESCPTDTYGQGCAQRCRCVHHKVCRKADGMCICETGWSGTRCDEVCPEGFYGEHCMNTCACPSANFQCHAAHGCVCRSGYTGDNCDELIASQRVADQSENSSRASVALTLVLMTLFACIIFAVFIYYRRRVSNLKTEIAHVHYTHDTNPPSWPPNHNFDNPVYGMQADTRLLPNNMRSKMNNFDQRSTMSTDYGDDCNASGRVGSYSINYNHDLITKNLNADQTNPIVYNESLKEEHVYDEIKHKEGYKDPVKIYSKILFPEDEYDHLDYSRPSTSQKPHYHRMNDAMLNINQDEEKPSNVKNMTVLLNKPLPPTEPEPQHECFDNTNTNLDNVSTASPSSSPEFRK